The genomic region CGATGCCTTCGCACCCGCCGGAGTGCGGCCTGAAGGAAGGGAACGACTGGGACCTGCAGGTCATGCGCTGGCTCGACGAGCTCGGCTATCAGGAAGCCTGGGTCGGCGAGCACCACACCGCGCCCTGGGAACCCAACCCCACGCCGGACCTCTTGATTGCACAGGCCTTGATGCAGACCAAGAAGCTTCGCATCGGGCCGGGCGGCTTCCTCTTGCCTTATCACCACCCGGCCGAGCTGGCCAACCGCGTCGCCATGCTCGACCATCTCTCCGAGGGCCGGCTTAATTTCGGCGTTGCGGCTTCGGGCCTTCCGAGCGACTGGGCGATGTTCAACGTCGACGGCATGAGCGGACAGAACCGCGACATGACGCGCGAAGCACTGGAGATCATTCTCAAGCTGTGGACTGAACCGGCGCCCTTCACCCACAAGGGCAAGTACTGGACGGTGACCAAGCCGGACACGATGTTCGACTTCCTCAAGCCCCATATCAAGCCGCTGCAGGCGCCGCATCCGCCGATCGGCGTTGCGGGCCTGTCCAAGAACTCGGACACGCTGAAGCTCGCCGGCGAGCGCGGCTTCATCCCGATGAGCCTCAATCTCAATCCGGCCTATGTCTCCAGCCACTGGGACTCGGTCGAGATCGGCGCGGCCAAGACCGGCCGCAAGCCGAACCGGCAGGACTGGCGGCTGGTGCGCGAGGTGTTCGTTGCCGACACCGATGAGGAGGCGTGGCGGCTCTCGACGGGCGACATGATGGGGCGGATGATGAGCGAGTACTTCCTGCCGCTGCTCGGGCATTTCGGCTTCAAGGATTATCTGAAGCACGCCCCTGACGTGCCCGACAGCGACGTCACGGTCGAGTATTGCGCCAAGCGGAACTGGATCGTCGGCTCGCCCGCAACCGTCGCCGAGAAGATCGAGAAGATCTACGACGAGGTCGGCGGCTTCGGCGTGCTGCTCGTGTTCGGCTTCGACTACAAGCACAAGGCGGAAGCCTGGCATCACTCGCTCTCGCTGCTGAAGAACGAGGTGATGCCGCGCCTTGCGCATCTCGGCTCCGCGAAGAAGGCGGCTTGACCGCCAGCATGATCCGGAAAAGTGCGTAGCGGTTTTCCGAAGAGATCATGCTAGACTCTTAGCGCCGGGTGCGGCGCGATCGTGCCGCACCCGCTTTCATTTCGG from Bradyrhizobium sp. CB1015 harbors:
- a CDS encoding LLM class flavin-dependent oxidoreductase; this encodes MEIGYFTMPSHPPECGLKEGNDWDLQVMRWLDELGYQEAWVGEHHTAPWEPNPTPDLLIAQALMQTKKLRIGPGGFLLPYHHPAELANRVAMLDHLSEGRLNFGVAASGLPSDWAMFNVDGMSGQNRDMTREALEIILKLWTEPAPFTHKGKYWTVTKPDTMFDFLKPHIKPLQAPHPPIGVAGLSKNSDTLKLAGERGFIPMSLNLNPAYVSSHWDSVEIGAAKTGRKPNRQDWRLVREVFVADTDEEAWRLSTGDMMGRMMSEYFLPLLGHFGFKDYLKHAPDVPDSDVTVEYCAKRNWIVGSPATVAEKIEKIYDEVGGFGVLLVFGFDYKHKAEAWHHSLSLLKNEVMPRLAHLGSAKKAA